A genome region from Euphorbia lathyris chromosome 4, ddEupLath1.1, whole genome shotgun sequence includes the following:
- the LOC136227596 gene encoding DNA damage-repair/toleration protein DRT100-like: MGVLLLSLSLLVAILSVVTSCPSSDREALLAFKSSLKEPYLGLFSSWTTSDCCSNWYGITCDPTTARVTDINLRGESEDPIFDKAGRSGYMTGSINPSICKLHTLSTLTLADWKGISGVIPECLVSLTSLRILDLVGNKISGDIPSEIGNLQRLTVLNLADNELSGTIPATITKLGNLKHLDLSNNQILGKIPADFGSLKSLSRAMLSRNRLTGSIPESIAKMNRLADLDLAMNQISGWLPSWLGNMRVLSTLTLDSNVISGQLPPSLLKSTGLGILNLSRNAIEGNIPDVFGTNSYLMALDLSYNNFRGPIPGSLSSAKYIGHLDLSHNHLCGVIPAGSPFDRFEGSSFSNNDCLCGNPLRTC; the protein is encoded by the coding sequence atggGTGTGTTGCTTTTATCACTGAGTCTTCTTGTAGCCATTTTGTCGGTTGTTACCTCTTGCCCGTCGTCCGACCGGGAAGCCTTGTTAGCCTTTAAATCATCCTTGAAAGAGCCATATTTGGGCTTATTCAGTTCCTGGACAACTTCCGACTGCTGCTCCAACTGGTACGGCATCACCTGTGACCCCACCACCGCTCGAGTCACTGACATCAACCTTCGTGGTGAATCTGAAGACCCCATCTTCGACAAGGCCGGCCGCTCCGGCTACATGACCGGTTCGATCAACCCTTCCATTTGCAAGCTTCATACTCTTTCTACACTAACACTTGCGGATTGGAAGGGCATCTCCGGTGTCATACCGGAATGTCTTGTTTCTTTGACTTCACTGCGAATTCTTGATCTTGTTGGTAACAAAATCTCCGGCGATATCCCATCCGAGATCGGAAACCTTCAGAGACTCACTGTGTTGAACCTCGCTGACAATGAGTTATCAGGAACAATTCCTGCTACTATTACCAAATTGGGGAATCTTAAACATTTGGATTTAAGCAACAATCAGATTTTGGGCAAGATACCAGCCGATTTTGGTAGTTTGAAATCGCTGAGTCGGGCAATGCTGAGCCGAAACCGGCTTACCGGGTCTATACCCGAATCCATAGCCAAAATGAATCGTTTAGCAGACTTGGATTTGGCGATGAATCAGATATCGGGTTGGCTACCTTCCTGGTTGGGCAATATGCGGGTTCTTTCGACCCTCACCTTGGACAGCAACGTGATTTCCGGTCAGTTACCGCCTTCTTTACTGAAGAGTACCGGTTTGGGTATCTTGAATCTGAGCCGAAACGCCATTGAAGGCAACATACCGGATGTTTTCGGGACTAACTCTTACTTGATGGCTCTTGATCTTTCGTACAATAATTTTAGAGGCCCGATACCCGGTTCCTTATCGTCGGCAAAGTATATCGGACATCTGGATTTGAGCCATAACCATCTGTGTGGGGTCATTCCGGCGGGTTCACCATTCGATCGTTTCGAAGGATCTTCCTTTAGTAACAATGATTGTCTTTGTGGAAACCCGTTAAGGACTTGTTAA